In the genome of Corythoichthys intestinalis isolate RoL2023-P3 chromosome 19, ASM3026506v1, whole genome shotgun sequence, one region contains:
- the rp1l1b gene encoding retinitis pigmentosa 1-like 1 protein encodes MSSHKRSFQCFNAVPASRKHGACRLPRIPRPDAGDSADHYLCSECRHARVLEALRSQVSPPCPYEHLLHHCHRRPSRPDEPPPRAKRLVLVKNSEPSFRKSVALQRKGLRSFGLFLEEVSELMGYHVRKLYTLDGHKVENVQSVIHCPNVLVCVGREPTHPSILERFRKTDDEKLPKLNAKAGSTVDNGNGVQTKLTSSNKSMRNSVSSDKSLPDGNESPDDVGSAPPTAEGTPEDDVEKLVRVNKDGSLSMKMKVRFRLDNDETLLWSTELRKSSNKAIEHSEELASNRNCSENFSSHQPVEAYVTRRHQRNSQCSRYAHAYDIWTNTGGTQGDSCGVPTSSSSASSYTVVSRKTLVQRSSEEQVVEQETCVEASESMEYCTIRANSEQKEDPGAASNSDNASPSVTRPHSQSEKPDQEEPTEGAGPDLSRKSSSASGDTKCSGKIRKSKKSYACYCATSKDDREMNPEESEKVERQQSATSENSKDEEGKRSKSAMSAQSNASIKNEPDVLEGDERPSTQTSVQSEVQSEQCQSEKQTAEERPATGQSSKSKTSATSRSSAHMDEEEHATEIDEEPSESGIGQRTQSQTSGSKTPEQGESMITEEVQDRPSSVRSSVSNVSEVTQERSASAVSATSGKSKTSELDGDVNSVVSSTLNVRSRQSKTPDADYVSDTTEAAEDRPQSAIPSVKLASSGQSKSSEQPDGGVDNEGGIDAEVEEETPGSDEVKEHSSNQSDSEARPQSAVSGKTTKSESSAISIKSKASEQQNCSNVETADRAESVISAKSDLSKRSSKAEVSQEEDTCEEENLRSPSILSIKSAKSSVCSKSNEDEREPSVKSERSATSAKSKRSAKSSASKASEVPAVESPLNGPSRATSAMSAKSHISVKSSKSGGSTKVPAEDQSHCSEDKEPEQTEERPLSCTSAQSIQSHISAERSASALSAKSARKSAKSNASEISVPDENVGEERDQRGQSAMSTKTANSTHSLDPDAEDNEERALSSKSVQSGRSAKSDVSAAAACVNDRISNHGADSPLEEPSERISISSLSVKSSKSDRSGRSKHLSEVPRPKSHASETSSVSKAVTEEVQSVISDHRADSPLEEPSESISISSLSVQSSKSARSGRSKHLPEVPRPKSHASKTSNVSKAVTEEVQSVISDHGADSPLEEPSESISISSLSAQSSKSARSGRSKHLPEEPRPKSHASETSNVSKAVTEEVQSVISDHGADSPLEEPSESISISSLSVQSSISARSGRSKHLPEEPRPKSHASETSNVSKAVTEEVQSVISDHGEESPLEDPSESISISSLSVQSSKSARSSRSKRSAEVPRPKSHASEITEEVSSRTASKLSAKSAKSIHSKVSAEENTSDHNQAERASSNVSIRSAKSEVVSETSRDISEVVSEQSVEISEVTNEERVTSGQSVASDRSKESKPAEEISECTESDLVQSQASGVTEEVSDCLVTSERVASSLSAKSVTSEHSAKSKTSAISSSPKANETESENNGEPEERAASKASAKSDRTNVSELLSASACEIPSEENAENEEEITQRPRSAVSAKSSRSAKSAKSKSSLTEHENDDNMERAPSNTSGKSTKSRKSNSSAVSKKSKTIEDVSNVDDSEGRAKSAVSLLSGASKSSLQPPTECEGESEEVRTHSAMTGRSKTSNVSDRTRVEEKQETSGALSVKSNRSSRSRNSGKASSEPRDASDTRTKSVMSNVSAKSKKSDVPVVAVEESEHRASTAMSSKSKTSATSEVLEMKSKGSAKSVKSKKTDALENEEDENQAKSIPDICETQANGDESAEQEPNGPKDAVDKPTETDEDALVPSSLPNASLTEVVNEWLNKIPPDGELFDMEELNSNVVEEINGDSTAENNINGLNDESGVSDNECQKTSAESKAENRGDVDAKIFHSTVQVMKVLLNPKLDRCNSLPEVSPAYGRKLSTSATGLFDCLAKLQLIDSDPKNADEKCERYKALMDILRSLWLCGTIENEVVLEEKADRHSDKDFNHGSSSGVDVNSGSTGSGKSSDGRNQPKNLAGTQDKAQEVHQNEEAGGAEEEQTQEGTPKEDPSTNETIRSNDSPRELCDSPSSTNKCSETGQRLETDAVSESPVLSNKQPSQDPDPVWVLSLLTKIEKQFMTHYVNAMSEFKDQWNIDDNEQFDVMISELRDEIHRRIQTSINRELGKIKGRAGLPRPPKEAKSRPSTTQTDERRRRLRMKTRRSGRSDDSATSSIFSDLRGENEDENCPCDSCINKKLSRGTRLPAEILNTAPVLMDFDLKKILQMRNDDPSEEFLANSQAKAAAASLVGQILDHAVKEAVEDDVNETDDMFAEPEKETEVEDKDEEAISENDPSKDSECAVSCAAEDEDQAKELAVEDMLQELEEDGDDKANETPTCSGDESDDASTMKGSNTEDEVQAENVMTEEAGDDEDPAQEDAEAAVSMEDEERGIEAEKEEPPGPSADENDDPATTNESNEDDEPDKDEDAPQEATITASEEEKTQEDEDGAEDVKNSNEDANTDDEVSAAEDGEDEVVELEVATESTGVKQSEADEEEEKKSPVTNGDDNDAEVPQTTEDDDAAAACEQEEAGEEDDGQEETLATSGAEDEDAVADEITDEEVPETAEDEDVAPETASIKGESDEGEVSGEEEPSATSGAENDDQSAAEDGVMTEEVSETAKDEDAEEGATSEPESEVDKEPRASGEEETPVTSGDENDGATSKEDDTAMEVDDVSAEAEDDNSSLVDTKTATSEDEAKEVEEGTVNEDQNISCTSGNENEDADDENTTEKDLSATSQDDAKDETAGDEATLPDGEEEDAEEADETSTYNQTSDQAEDEEGGTLTADEGGDDEVVEKSVDEEDPDEEPGEETVGVEHATESQEDCEKSEDNDLDDTTANASEHEEDEVADRTEDDGGEDDAEEDLDANEGADEESALSEKESENTSKDEDAITNESASEEPEAEESGGTDDEEASGGGSTEAAVEEEGGNNEEQEDEVGGEEQNDTGKDDQDENNDETNIDTLEASEKEEEEPEVTNVESQEDISDLGAENQEPNEPSEEGENEDDDEKEEEPEVTTEDVQDDVTDQEAENEENNDASEGDQDEEETNKDTLEASENEDEKQIKDESNEDGSELESENQDGNEASEGDNEDGDEKEEEPEVTTEDVQDDVTDQEAENEENNDASEGDQSNTNDDQDEEDTNKDTLEASENEDEEQTKDESNEDGSELESENQDSNEASQEGDNELDEDQEEEEEPQVSNNNDPDGVTDLGDENPETNEASEEDPPNDDDNQNEEEPNGETLEASEKEKEEPDVTNEEDNEKDADQEDEEPEASPENNDDPDEAADLGTENEEADEACEEDQPNDDALQDEEANGDTLEASENEMEEPEVPNEEDPNEENDEINDDQEEEETEVNPDNEDLDEVAELGTENEENDEAREVDQTNDEDHQDEEEANEETLEASEKEMEDPEVANEDEPNDENEINDKAEEDEEPEVNLDQNEELDEVVELGTENEAGKEGLPEDRDGKETNEGTFDASEKDAQERNSADQGDSADGEDEAESDDGEDEADDERDFIPGKPANQVSANTGVEEMSTLKVNAALKKAKAESEDGVYADGEDSDA; translated from the exons GTGGAAAATGTTCAAAGCGTCATCCACTGCCCCAATGTTCTGGTCTGCGTGGGACGAGAACCTACCCATCCCTCCATTTTGGAGAGATTTCGTAAAACCGACGACGAGAAGCTGCCAAAGCTGAACGCCAAGGCAGGATCGACTGTTGACAACG GAAAtggagttcaaacaaaactaacATCCTCCAACAAATCCATGAGGAATTCAGTGTCTTCTGATAAATCACTTCCGGATGGAAACGAATCTCCGGATGATGTCGGTTCTGCACCGCCTACCGCTGAAGGAACGCCTGAGGATGATGTCGAAAAACTAGTCCGCGTCAACAAAGACGGAAGCTTGTCCATGAAGATGAAAGTCCGCTTCCGGCTAGACAACGACGAAACCTTACTTTGGTCCACCGAATTGAGAAAATCTTCCAATAAAGCCATCGAGCACTCCGAGGAGCTAGCTAGCAACCGAAACTGCTCCGAGAACTTTTCCAGCCACCAGCCGGTGGAAGCGTATGTGACGAGGCGCCACCAGAGGAACTCACAGTGCTCTCGCTATGCTCACGCCTACGATATCTGGACGAACACAGGAGGCACGCAGGGAGATAGTTGCGGCGTTCCGACCTCCAGCTCGAGTGCCTCCTCGTACACGGTGGTCTCCAGGAAGACCCTGGTTCAGAGATCGAGCGAAGAACAAGTGGTGGAGCAAGAAACATGTGTTGAAGCCTCTGAAAGCATGGAGTACTGCACCATCCGTGCTAATTCCGAGCAAAAAGAAGACCCTGGAGCTGCTAGTAATAGTGACAACGCATCACCGAGTGTGACAAGACCACATTCACAAAGTGAGAAACCCGATCAGGAGGAACCCACAGAGGGTGCTGGACCAGATTTGTCAAGAAAATCGTCATCAGCATCCGGTGACACAAAGTGTTCTGGCAAGATTAGAAAATCTAAAAAGTCCTACGCCTGTTACTGTGCAACATCCAAGGATGATCGAGAAATGAATCCAGAGGAATCGGAGAAAGTGGAAAGACAACAGAGTGCCACGTCGGAGAACTCAAAAGATGAAGAAGGGAAACGATCCAAAAGTGCCATGTCAGCTCAATCAAATGCCTCAATTAAAAACGAACCAGATGTCTTAGAAGGTGACGAAAGACCATCGACTCAAACGTCAGTCCAGTCTGAGGTACAAAGTGAACAGTGTCAATCAGAAAAGCAAACTGCTGAAGAAAGACCAGCAACGGGTCAATCTTCTAAATCCAAGACATCAGCCACATCACGAAGTTCAGCTCATATGGATGAGGAAGAACATGCCACAGAAATAGATGAAGAACCAAGTGAGAGCGGGATTGGACAAAGAACACAAAGCCAAACGTCTGGATCGAAAACACCCGAACAAGGTGAATCCATGATAACCGAAGAGGTACAAGACAGACCGTCAAGTGTCCGGTCCTCTGTGTCAAACGTTAGTGAAGTTACTCAAGAAAGATCCGCAAGTGCCGTGTCAGCAACATCTGGAAAGTCAAAAACCTCTGAACTTGATGGAGATGTGAACTCGGTTGTATCCTCGACATTAAACGTGAGGTCCAGACAATCGAAAACCCCCGATGCTGATTACGTGTCAGATACCACAGAGGCAGCTGAAGATAGACCGCAAAGTGCAATCCCATCTGTAAAATTGGCAAGTTCTGGCCAATCAAAATCATCTGAACAGCCAGATGGAGGAGTCGACAACGAGGGCGGTATTGACGCAGAAGTCGAGGAGGAAACACCCGGTTCTGATGAAGTCAAGGAACATTCTAGCAACCAGAGTGACTCTGAAGCAAGGCCTCAAAGTGCCGTGTcaggaaaaacaacaaaatcggaATCTTCTGCAATATCCATCAAGTCTAAAGCTTCTGAACAACAAAACTGCAGCAATGTCGAAACAGCAGACAGGGCAGAAAGTGTCATTTCTGCTAAATCAGATTTATCTAAAAGATCTTCAAAAGCCGAAGTATCTCAGGAGGAAGATACCTGCGAAGAAGAAAACTTGAGATCGCCAAGCATCCTGTCAATTAAATCTGCTAAATCGAGCGTCTGTTCAAAGTCGAACGAGGACGAGCGGGAACCCAGTGTGAAATCTGAGCGATCAGCTACGTCGGCCAAATCGAAGCGTTCTGCTAAATCAAGTGCATCCAAAGCCAGTGAGGTTCCAGCTGTGGAGTCTCCACTGAACGGTCCTTCAAGAGCGACAAGTGCCATGTCAGCAAAATCCCACATATCAGTAAAGTCAAGCAAATCTGGAGGTTCTACTAAGGTTCCTGCAGAAGACCAATCGCACTGCTCTGAGGACAAAGAACCCGAACAAACAGAAGAAAGACCATTAAGCTGCACATCTGCTCAATCGATACAGTCCCACATTTCAGCTGAGAGATCGGCCAGTGCTTTGTCGGCAAAATCTGCAAGAAAATCTGCTAAATCAAACGCCTCAGAAATTAGCGTTCCCGACGAAAATGTGGGAGAGGAACGTGACCAAAGAGGTCAGAGTGCAATGTCAACCAAAACTGCCAACTCAACCCATTCTCTGGATCCCGATGCAGAAGACAATGAAGAGAGGGCACTAAGCAGCAAGTCAGTTCAGTCAGGAAGATCTGCAAAGTCAGATGTTTCAGCAGCAGCCGCCTGCGTGAATGATAGGATTTCTAATCACGGAGCTGATTCTCCACTTGAGGAACCAAGTGAGCGCATATCAATAAGCTCATTATCCGTTAAATCAAGTAAATCAGATCGATCCGGAAGGTCAAAACACTTATCTGAAGTGCCAAGACCAAAGTCACATGCTTCAGAGACATCCAGTGTGTCAAAGGCTGTAACTGAAGAAGTCCAAAGTGTGATTTCTGACCATCGAGCTGATTCTCCACTTGAGGAACCAAGTGAGAGCATATCAATAAGCTCATTATCCGTTCAATCAAGTAAATCAGCTCGATCCGGAAGGTCAAAACACTTACCTGAAGTGCCAAGACCAAAGTCACATGCTTCAAAGACATCCAATGTGTCAAAGGCTGTAACTGAAGAAGTCCAAAGTGTGATTTCTGATCATGGAGCTGATTCTCCACTTGAGGAACCAAGTGAGAGCATATCAATAAGCTCATTATCCGCTCAATCAAGTAAATCAGCTCGATCCGGAAGGTCAAAACACTTACCTGAAGAGCCAAGACCAAAGTCACATGCTTCAGAGACGTCCAATGTGTCAAAGGCTGTAACTGAAGAAGTCCAAAGTGTGATTTCTGATCATGGAGCTGATTCTCCACTTGAGGAACCAAGTGAGAGCATATCAATAAGCTCATTATCCGTTCAATCGAGTATATCGGCTCGATCTGGAAGGTCAAAACACTTACCTGAAGAGCCAAGACCAAAGTCACATGCTTCAGAGACGTCCAATGTGTCAAAGGCTGTAACTGAAGAAGTCCAAAGTGTGATTTCTGATCATGGAGAAGAATCTCCACTGGAGGACCCAAGCGAGAGCATATCAATAAGCTCACTGTCCGTTCAATCAAGTAAATCGGCTCGATCCAGTAGGTCGAAACGCTCAGCTGAAGTGCCTAGGCCTAAGTCACATGCTTCAGAGATAACTGAAGAAGTCTCCAGCAGAACAGCGAGTAAACTATCTGCCAAATCTGCAAAGTCTATCCATTCCAAAGTCTCAGCGGAAGAAAACACGTCAGATCACAATCAAGCAGAGAGAGCGTCAAGCAATGTATCAATCAGATCGGCAAAATCTGAAGTTGTATCTGAAACATCTAGAGACATTTCTGAGGTCGTGAGTGAACAGAGCGTGGAAATTTCCGAAGTTACGAATGAAGAACGAGTGACTTCAGGGCAATCGGTTGCGTCAGATCGATCAAAAGAGTCCAAACCAGCTGAAGAAATCTCTGAATGCACTGAAAGTGATTTGGTCCAATCACAGGCTTCAGGAGTCACTGAAGAAGTGTCTGACTGTCTTGTGACTTCAGAAAGAGTTGCTAGCTCCTTGTCTGCAAAGTCAGTTACGTCCGAGCACTCTGCAAAGTCAAAGACATCCGCGATTTCTTCATCACCTAAAGCCAATGAAACGGAATCAGAGAATAACGGGGAACCTGAAGAGAGAGCAGCAAGCAAAGCATCTGCAAAGTCAGACAGAACAAATGTATCTGAATTACTGAGTGCATCTGCTTGTGAGATTCCTTCAGAAGAAAATGCTgagaatgaagaggaaataaCACAGAGGCCTCGGAGCGCTGTATCAGCTAAATCGTCCAGATCTGCCAAATCAGCAAAGTCAAAATCCTCACTTACAGAGCATGAAAACGATGACAACATGGAGAGAGCACCAAGCAATACCTCTGGAAAATCAACTAAATCCAGGAAGTCAAATTCTTCAGCCGTATCAAAAAAGTCTAAAACCATTGAAGATGTTTCTAATGTTGATGACTCTGAAGGAAGAGCAAAGTCTGCTGTCTCATTGTTGTCTGGCGCCTCCAAATCATCTTTACAACCTCCAACTGAATGTGAAGGAGAAAGTGAAGAAGTAAGAACACACAGTGCGATGACGGGCAGGTCAAAGACATCAAATGTATCGGACAGGACCCGCGTTGAAGAAAAGCAGGAGACGTCAGGTGCGTTGTCAGTCAAATCAAATCGGTCTTCAAGAAGCAGAAACTCCGGAAAAGCCTCGAGTGAACCTCGTGACGCATCTGATACAAGAACTAAAAGCGTAATGTCAAATGTGTCAGCCAAATCCAAAAAGTCAGATGTTCCTGTCGTGGCAGTTGAGGAATCTGAACACAGAGCATCCACGGCCATGTCATCCAAGTCTAAAACATCAGCAACATCTGAAGTTCTGGAAATGAAAAGCAAAGGATCAGCAAAATCTGTCAAATCCAAGAAAACGGATGCTTTAGAGAATGAAGAGGATGAAAACCAAGCAAAATCTATCCCTGATATTTGCGAGACTCAAGCCAACGGAGATGAGAGCGCTGAGCAAGAACCGAATGGTCCTAAAGACGCTGTAGACAAGCCAACGGAAACTGACGAGGATGCTCTTGTTCCGTCGAGCCTGCCAAACGCTTCCCTAACGGAAGTCGTCAACGAGTGGCTGAATAAAATACCGCCGGATGGAGAGCTGTTTGATATGGAGGAGCTCAATAGCAACGTGGTAGAAGAAATCAACGGCGACTCTACAGCTGAGAATAACATAAACGGACTGAATGACGAGAGTGGCGTTTCTGACAATGAATGTCAGAAAACATCAGCGGAATCAAAAGCTGAAAATCGTGGGGACGTTGACGCAAAGATATTTCACTCTACAGTTCAGGTGATGAAAGTCCTACTCAACCCAAAGCTCGACAGATGCAACAGTCTACCAGAGGTTTCTCCTGCGTACggacgaaaactaagcacttcggCCACAGGTCTCTTTGATTGCCTCGCGAAGTTGCAGTTAATAGACAGCGACCCTAAAAACGCAGATGAAAAATGTGAGCGATACAAAGCGCTCATGGACATTCTTCGGTCTCTGTGGCTTTGCGGCACGATAGAAAACGAAGTTGTGTTAGAAGAAAAAGCCGACCGGCACTCTGACAAGGATTTTAATCACGGATCGTCCTCTGGCGTGGATGTTAACAGCGGCTCCACAGGTTCTGGAAAGAGCAGCGATGGTAGAAACCAACCAAAAAACCTTGCAGGTACACAAGACAAAGCACAGGAAGTCCACCAGAATGAAGAAGCAGGTGGAGCAGAAGAAGAACAAACACAAGAAGGCACCCCAAAGGAAGATCCATCAACCAATGAGACTATTAGAAGCAACGACAGTCCACGAGAACTCTGTGACAGCCCATCATCTACTAACAAGTGCTCAGAAACTGGTCAGAGGCTTGAAACAGACGCCGTTTCTGAGAGTCCAGTACTGTCGAATAAACAGCCATCGCAAGACCCCGATCCTGTGTGGGTCCTCAGTTTACTAACCAAAATAGAAAAGCAGTTCATGACTCATTACGTCAATGCGATGAGCGAGTTCAAAGACCAGTGGAACATCGATGATAACGAGCAGTTTGATGTGATGATAAGCGAACTTAGAGATGAAATTCACAGGCGCATTCAAACGAGTATAAACAGAGAACTGGGTAAGATTAAAGGTCGGGCAGGCCTGCCgagaccacccaaagaagcaaaGTCCAGACCTTCGACCACCCAGACTGATGAGAGGAGACGAAGGCTTAGGATGAAAACCAGACGGTCGGGCAGGAGTGATGATTCGGCGACGAGCAGCATTTTTAGCGACCTGCGTGGTGAAAACGAGGACGAAAACTGCCCATGCGACTCATGCATTAATAAGAAACTGTCACGGGGGACTCGACTTCCGGCAGAAATACTGAATACTGCCCCAGTTCTCATGGACTTTGATTTAAAGAAGATTCTTCAGATGAGAAATGATGATCCTTCTGAGGAATTTCTAGCCAACAGTCAAGCaaaagcagcagcagcatcaCTTGTTGGACAGATCCTCGATCACGCTGTTAAAGAAGCAGTGGAAGATGATGTAAATGAGACGGACGATATGTTTGCAGAACCAGAAAAAGAAACTGAAGTCGAAGATAAAGATGAAGAGGCCATTTCTGAAAATGATCCATCAAAAGATAGTGAGTGCGCAGTCTCGTGTGCAGCTGAAGATGAAGATCAAGCAAAGGAACTGGCTGTTGAAGACATGTTACAAGAACTTGAAGAAGATGGAGATGATAAGGCCAATGAAACTCCTACTTGCAGTGGGGATGAAAGTGATGATGCATCCACCATGAAGGGCTCAAATACTGAGGATGAGGTACAGGCTGAAAATGTGATGACTGAGGAAGCTGGAGATGATGAAGATCCAGCGCAAGAAGATGCAGAGGCCGCTGTATCTATGGAAGATGAAGAAAGAGGAATTGAAGCTGAAAAGGAGGAACCTCCTGGTCCAAGTGCTGATGAGAATGATGACCCAGCTACCACGAATGAATCAAATGAAGACGACGAGCCGGACAAGGATGAAGATGCACCACAAGAGGCCACTATCACAGCTTCAGAGGAAGAAAAGACACAAGAAGATGAAGACGGGGCAGAAGATGTCAAGAActcaaatgaagatgcaaatacaGACGATGAGGTTTCTGCGGCTGAAGATGGAGAAGATGAAGTTGTAGAACTAGAGGTCGCCACGGAATCTACAGGTGTAAAACAATCTGAGGCTGAcgaagaagaggaaaaaaagtctCCTGTTACGAATGGAGATGATAATGATGCTGAGGTTCCACAAACCACCGAAGATGATGATGCAGCAGCCGCATGTGAACAGGAAGAAGCAGGAGAAGAGGACGATGGTCAAGAGGAGACTCTTGCTACAAGTGGAGCTGAAGATGAAGATGCTGTAGCAGATGAAATAACGGATGAAGAGGTTCCCGAAACCGCCGAAGATGAAGATGTAGCACCAGAGACGGCTTCCATTAAAGGTGAATCTGACGAAGGAGAAGTGAGTGGTGAAGAAGAGCCTTCTGCCACAAGCGGTGCAGAAAATGATGATCAGAGTGCGGCAGAAGACGGGGTGATGACTGAAGAGGTATCTGAAACAGCCAAAGATGAAGATGCTGAAGAGGGAGCTACGAGCGAGCCTGAATCTGAGGTGGACAAAGAACCAAGAGCCAGTGGTGAAGAGGAGACTCCTGTCACTAGCGGAGATGAAAATGATGGTGCTACTTCAAAAGAAGATGACACAGCCATGGAGGTTGACGACGTTTCTGCGGAAGCTGAAGATGACAATTCATCCTTAGTGGACACCAAGACAGCCACGAGTGAGGATGAAGCAAAGGAAGTTGAAGAAGGGACAGTCAACGAAGATCAGAATATTTCTTGTACCAGTGGAAATGAAAACGAAGATGCTGACGATGAGAATACTACAGAGAAGGACTTGTCAGCCACGAGCCAAGACGACGCCAAGGACGAGACTGCTGGAGACGAGGCAACTCTACCTGATGGAGAAGAGGAGGATGCCGAAGAAGCAGATGAGACATCCACCTATAATCAAACCTCTGATCAAGCAGAGGATGAGGAGGGAGGGACACTCACTGCAGATGAGGGAGGAGATGACGAGGTTGTCGAAAAGTCCGTGGATGAAGAAGATCCAGATGAAGAGCCAGGTGAAGAGACTGTAGGAGTAGAACATGCCACTGAAAGTCAAGAAGACTGTGAAAAATCAGAAGATAACGATCTGGATGACACCACGGCAAACGCAAGCGAACATGAAGAAGACGAGGTTGCGGACAGAACTGAGGATGATGGTGGTGAAGACGATGCTGAAGAAGATCTGGATGCTAATGAAGGTGCCGATGAAGAGTCGGCATTGTCTGAAAAAGAATCTGAGAACACCTCTAAAGACGAAGATGCAATTACTAATGAATCGGCGTCTGAAGAGCCAGAAGCAGAAGAATCAGGAGGAACTGATGATGAAGAAGCATCAGGTGGTGGTTCCACAGAGGCTGCTGTAGAAGAGGAGGGAGGAAACAACGAAGAACAGGAAGATGAAGTTGgaggagaagaacaaaatgACACGGGAAAGGACGATCAAGATGAGAACAATGACGAAACGAATATCGATACTTTGGAAGCATCTgaaaaggaggaggaagagccCGAAGTCACCAATGTTGAAAGTCAAGAAGATATAAGCGATCTGGGGGCAGAAAATCAAGAACCCAATGAACCAAGTGAAGAGGGAGAAAATGAAGATGACGATGAAAAAGAGGAGGAACCCGAGGTGACCACTGAAGACGTTCAGGATGATGTGACGGATCAGGAAGCTGAAAATGAGGAAAACAATGACGCAAGTGAAGGAGATCAAGATGaagaagaaacaaacaaagacacTTTGGAAGCATCTGAAAATGAGGACGAAAAACAGATCAAGGATGAAAGTAACGAAGATGGAAGTGAACTGGAATCAGAAAACCAAGACGGCAACGAAGCAAGTGAAGGAGACAATGAAGATGGCGATGAAAAAGAGGAGGAACCCGAGGTGACCACTGAAGACGTTCAAGATGATGTGACAGACCAGGAAGCTGAAAATGAGGAAAACAATGACGCAAGTGAAGGAGATCAATCAAATACAAATGACGATCAAGATGAAGAAGACACAAACAAAGACACTTTGGAAGCATCTGAAAATGAGGACGAAGAACAGACCAAGGACGAAAGTAATGAAGATGGAAGTGAACTGGAATCAGAAAATCAAGACAGCAACGAAGCAAGTCAAGAAGGAGACAATGAACTAGACGAAGATCAAGAAGAAGAGGAAGAACCCCAGGTCTCCAACAACAACGATCCAGATGGTGTTACCGATCTGGGAGATGAGAATCCGGAAACCAACGAAGCAAGCGAAGAAGACCCCCCGAATGATGATGACAACCAAAATGAAGAAGAACCAAATGGGGAAACTTTGGAAGCATCTGAAAAAGAGAAAGAAGAACCCGACGTGACCAATGAGGAAGACAATGAAAAAGACGCTGATCAAGAAGATGAAGAACCCGAAGCGAGTCCAGAAAACAACGATGATCCAGATGAGGCAGCTGATCTGGGAACTGAAAACGAGGAAGCCGATGAAGCATGTGAAGAAGACCAACCCAATGATGATGCCCTCCAAGATGAAGAAGCAAATGGAGACACTTTGGAAGCATCTGAAAATGAGATGGAAGAACCTGAAGTGCCCAACGAGGAAGATCCAAATGAGGAAAACGACGAAATAAATGATGATCAAGAAGAGGAAGAAACTGAAGTGAATCCAGATAACGAAGATCTGGATGAGGTAGCTGAACTGGGAACTGAAAACGAGGAAAACGATGAAGCACGTGAAGTAGACCAAACAAATGATGAAGACCACCAAGATGAAGAAGAAGCAAATGAGGAGACTTTGGAAGCGTCTGAAAAAGAGATGGAAGACCCTGAAGTGGCCAATGAGGATGAACCAAATGATGAAAACGAAATAAACGACAAAGCTGAAGAAGACGAAGAACCTGAAGTGAATCTAGATCAGAACGAAGAGCTGGATGAGGTGGTCGAGTTGGGAACTGAAAACGAAGCTGGCAAAGAAGGACTACCGGAAGATCGAGACGGCAAGGAAACAAACGAAGGAACCTTCGACGCCTCTGAAAAAGACGCACAAGAACGCAATTCCGCCGATCAGGGCGATTCGGCGGATGGCGAGGACGAAGCGGAATCCGATGACGGTGAAGACGAAGCGGACGATGAGCGTGACTTCATCCCTGGCAAACCGGCCAATCAGGTGTCTGCTAACACTGGCGTCGAGGAAATGTCAACGTTAAAAGTAAACGCTGCTTTGAAAAAAGCCAAAGCTGAATCCGAGGATGGCGTCTACGCGGACGGCGAAGACTCCGACGCGTGA